The following coding sequences lie in one Dehalococcoidia bacterium genomic window:
- a CDS encoding 4Fe-4S dicluster domain-containing protein — protein sequence MKPINLSQKTDWHFIDQVREESGQNAALCYQCGNCTAGCPYTHYFDYPVSQIMRLLQAGQKDLILNSKSVWLCATCEACTTRCPCEIDVAQVMNTLRIMARRENRVSEKDIQKFYDTFLGSIKRHGRMFEMGVLLSYNLKSLHPLADADLGPKVFLRNKIHFLPKNIKGRAEVAKIFQRFAEKSK from the coding sequence ATGAAGCCTATCAATTTATCCCAGAAAACGGATTGGCACTTTATCGATCAGGTTCGGGAAGAAAGCGGCCAGAACGCGGCGCTGTGCTATCAATGCGGCAATTGCACCGCAGGCTGTCCTTATACCCACTATTTCGACTATCCCGTCAGCCAGATCATGAGGCTGCTACAGGCCGGGCAAAAGGACTTGATCCTGAATTCAAAGTCGGTCTGGCTCTGTGCTACTTGCGAGGCCTGTACCACCCGGTGTCCCTGCGAGATCGATGTGGCTCAGGTGATGAACACCCTCAGGATCATGGCGCGGCGGGAAAACAGGGTGTCCGAAAAGGATATTCAGAAGTTCTATGACACCTTCCTGGGTTCAATCAAACGGCATGGACGCATGTTTGAAATGGGCGTTCTCCTTTCCTATAACTTAAAGTCCTTGCATCCCCTTGCCGATGCCGATTTGGGACCCAAAGTCTTTTTGCGCAACAAGATCCACTTCCTGCCCAAGAATATCAAGGGAAGGGCTGAGGTTGCCAAGATATTTCAGAGGTTCGCGGAGAAATCGAAGTAA